ACCGGCTCGTGCCGGGCCGTCGGCATCGACCCGGTCCGCCGACCCATCCCGGTGGTCCCGGGCGCGCATTACAGCTGCGGCGGCGTCGTCACCGACGTATCCGGCCAGACCGAACTGCCCGGGTTGTTCGCCGCCGGTGAGGTTGCCCGCACCGGGATGCACGGCGCCAATCGGCTGGCCTCCAACAGTTTGCTCGAAGGCCTTGTGGTCGGCGGCCGGGCCGGAAGGGCTGCGGCCGCACATGCGGCGGTGGTCGGGCCGCGCCACGCGAACTTGCCTGAGCCGACCCTGCACACTGCCCCAGAGCGTGCCGAGCTGCAACGGGCGATGAGTCGGGAAGCATCGGTGGTGCGCACCGCCGACGGGCTGCAGCAGCTGTCCGGATCGCTGGCCGGGCCGGTGCGCAGGGTCGCGGGCCGTCGCGATTTCGAAGACGTGTCGCTGGCGGTTGCGGCCCGCGTCGTGGCTGCCGCCGCCTTGGCGCGCACCGAAAGCCGCGGCTGTCACCATCGTGCCGAGTACCAGGACGCCGCCCCGGAGCAGGCGCGCAGCATCGTGGTTCGGTTGGCCGATGACGACCACACGGTGGGTGTGCCGGCGTTGGCTGCGGTGGGCTGATGACGCTGTCTGACCGGGAACGGGATGCTGCTCGGGAGACCATTCGGCGCGGACTCGATGAGGATTTGAGCTTCGGGCCGGACGTCACCACGTCCGCGACGGTACCCGACGGCGCGGTGGCCACAGCGTCGATGGTTCCCCGGGAAGTCGGTGTGATCGCCGGAGTGGACGTCGCCCTGATGGTGCTGGACGAGGTGATCGGCAAGGGCGGATACCGGGTGCTCGACCGCGTCGATGACGGCGTGCGGCTGCAGCCGGGCGAGCCGTTGCTGACCCTCCGGGCCGACGTGCGCGGACTGCTGACCGCTGAGCGCACCATGCTCAACCTGATCTGCCACATGTCGGGAATCGCCACGGTGACTGCGGCTTGGGTCGACGCGGTGCACGGCACCAAGGCCAAGATCCGCGACACCCGCAAGACGTTGCCGGGTCTGCGTGCGTTGCAGAAATATGCGGTGCGCGTCGGCGGTGGCGTCAATCACCGGATGGGCCTTGGGGATGCGGCGTTGATCAAGGACAACCACGTCGCCGCCGCGGGATCGGTGGTCGAGGCGTTGCGAGCGGTGCGCACTGCCGCACCCGAGCTGCCGTGCGAGGTGGAGGTCGACTCGCTCGAGCAACTCGATGCGGTGTTGCCCGAAAAGCCCGAATTGATCCTGTTGGACAACTTCCCCGTGTGGCAGACCCAGACGGCGGTCCAGCGACGCGATGCACGCGCACCCACCGTGCTGCTCGAGTCGTCCGGCGGGCTCAGCCTCGAGACCGCGGCGACCTACGCCCGAACCGGGGTGGACTACTTGGCGGTGGGGGCGCTGACGCACTCGGTGCGCGTCCTCGATATCGGTTTGGATATGTAGGTCTAGCCGCACAGGAGGGTGCGCGCTGCCGGTTTGACGGCGTGCAGCGCGGCCGCATCGCCGGCGACGCGGGACAGGACCAGGGCTCCCTCGATCAACGAAACCACGGCGAGCGCAACCGATTCCGCATCGGTGGCCGCCCAAGCTTCGGCGTGAAGCCGCTCCGCGATCGCCGCACACCATCCTTTGAATGCGTGTGCGGAGGCCTCGCGGACCAGCGGGCTGGCGTGCACGGCTTCGGTGGCGATCGGCTCGATCGGGCAGCCGTCGCGATGGTCGCCGGCCAGTCCCGCGACCAACAGGTCGACCCATTGGTCGACGACGTCAGCCACCGGCCGGTCGGTGGCCAGGAACCTGCGCAGGAGTTGCTCGATGGCGGCCCCCGCCGTGCCGACGACCGCAGCGGCCAACTCTTGCTTGCCGTCGGGGAAGTGGTGGTAGAGCGACCCGGCTTTGACGCCCGCGTCGTCGAGGATCTGCTTCAGCCCGGTCGCTGCGTACCCCTGACGACGGAACAGCGTGGCGGCTGTATCGATCAACGCCGCACGGCTGTGATCTGGTCTGGGCATGGGTAAAAAATACTTGTCAATTCTTGAGTGATCACTCAAGAATATCGGAATGAGACAATTGGTTTTCGAAGAGACCGGGCGATACGGATGGCGCGAGGCGCCGGACCCGGTGCTCACCACCCCGGACCAAGCGCTGGTGAGGCCCCTGGTCGTGGCCTGCTGTGACCTCGATGTCGCGGTGGTCGATGGCCGGGCGCCGCTGCCACCCGGGTATCCGGTCGGTCACGAGGGGGTCGGCGAAGTCGTGGCGGTCGGCGACGCCGTCACCACCATCCGCGTGGGCGACCGGGTGGTGGTGCCCTTCCAGATCAGCTGCGGCACGTGCCGTGAATGTCGTCGCGGCATGACGGGCTCGTGCAACTCGGTGCCGCTGATGGCGATGTACGGGATGCGTCCGCTCGCCGGTCTGGATGGCGGTGGATTCATGGCCGACCTGGTGTCGGTGCCCTACGCCGACGCGATGCTGGTTGCGGTTCCTGCCGGCATCAATCCCAGCGACCTGATCGCCATTGCGTCGCTGTCGGACAACATTCCCGACGCCTGGCGCACCGTGGGGCCCTTCAAGGACGACTTGTCCGGGCTCGAGCCCGCCGACCGCCGGGTCTTGGTGGTCGGGCGGTTGTCGATCGGGCTGTACGCCGCGGCCTTCGCGGCGGCGCTGGGAGCTCACGTCGACTACGTCGACACTGACGCGCAGCGCCTCGCGGTCGCCGAAAAGCTCGGGGCAACCGTGCATGACCGGCCGAAGCCAGCCAAGGAGTGGGACCCGTATCCGGTCACGGTGCACACCTCGGCCGACCCGTCGGTGCTGGCCGCCACGCTACGGGCCACCTGGCCGGACGGAGTATGCACCGACACCGGGATCTACTACCAACCCACGGTCGAGATGCCGTTGCTGTCGATGTACACCCGTGGAGTGCGGTTTGTGACCGGCCGCGTCAACGCGCGTGCCGTCATCCCGGAAATCCTGGGCGTGATCGCCGGCGGCTGCGACCTATCGCCCGCCGTCGATCGCGTGGTGGCGTGGGACGACGCGCCGTCGGCCTGGCCGGCGATGACTGGAAAGACTGTGTTCGCCAGCGCCTGATCGCGCCTTGCCCCGACCCTGCTCCGAGGGTGTCGGGCGTGACGCGGGATACATCCCGCATCCGCAAGCCCGGAAGCACACGGAGCTGAGCTCAGGCGATGTCGGCGACGAATATTCCCATCCGACCCGCCTGCATGCGCGCCATAAACGGCAACCCCGCGCCGTCGGAACCGGCGGGCAGGATCCGCGGGTTGGTGATATGCACCTGACGGCGGGTGAACGTCACGTCGGCTTCGCCGGCGGCCAGCACGTTCTTGACCCAGTCGGTCTTGCCGTGGCCCAGCGCGATCGCCAGCACGTTTCCTTTACGGTAGGCGGTCACGATGGTGCGGTACGGCTTGCCGGATTTGCGGCCGCGGTGGGTGATGGTCGCTGCTCCGGGCAGGTAGCGGGCGATCGGTTTGAGCGCGGGATTGATGTATTTGATCTGGAAGTTCTCGAACCAGGGCGGGAACACCATCGGCACGCCGGGGGCGTTGTTTGGGTGATCCTTTGCCGACATGTGGCTACCTTTCCGGGATGGAGCCGTTCTACCGGCACTGTACCGGCCGGATATCGAGTTGAGCTGCTCTGGGACAATGGTCCACGTGACTAGACCGCCCGCGCTGCTGGCCCGTATCGATCTGCGGGGAGCGGAGTTGACGGCGGCGCGGCTGCGGGCGGCGTTGCCGCGCGGCGGCACCGACGTAGAGACCGTGCTGCCCAAGGTCCGGCCGATTGTGCAAGCAGTGGCCGAGCGCGGTGCCGAGGCTGCGTTGGACTTCGGCGAGTCGTTCGACGGAGTGCGCCCCGCGGCCGTGCGGGTGCCGGATTACGCGTTGGACTCCGCGCTGGCTGAACTCGCACCCGAGGTACGGGAAGCGCTGCAGGTGATGATCGACCGGACCCGCACAGTGCACGCCGACCAGCGCCGCAGCGACGTCACCACGACGCTGGGCCCCGGTGCGACGGTCACCGAGCGGTGGGTTCCCGTTCAGCGGGTCGGCCTGTATGTCCCCGGCGGCAACGCGGTGTACCCGTCGAGCGTGGTGATGAACGTGGTGCCCGCGCAGGTTGCCGGGGTCGACTCGCTGGTGGTGGCCAGCCCACCGCAGACCGGCTACGGCGGACTGCCGCATCCGACCATCCTGGCCGCGGCGCGGCTGTTGGGAGTCGACGAGGTCTGGGCCGTCGGCGGAGCCCAGGCGGTGGCGTTGCTGGCCTACGGCGGCAGCGACACCGAGGGCGCCGAATTGACGCCGGTCGACATGATCACCGGGCCGGGCAACATCTATGTCACGGCGGCAAAGCGACTGTGCCGCTCTCACGTCGGCATCGACGCCGAAGCCGGACCGACCGAGATCGCCATCCTCGCCGACCACACGGCCGATCCGGCGCATGTGGCCGCCGATTTGATCAGCCAGGCCGAACACGACGAGATGGCCGCCAGCGTGCTCGTCACCCCGAGTGAGCAGCTGGCCGACGCGACCGCCGACGAGTTGGCCGCTCAATTGCAGTCCACGGTGCACCGCGAACGCGTGACGGCGGCGCTGAGTGGTCACCAGTCGGCGATCATCCTCGTTGACGATGTGGAGGCCGGCATCAAGGTCGTCAACGCCTACGCCGCCGAGCATCTGGAGATCCAGACCGCCGATGCGCCGCAGGTTGCCGGTCGGATACGTTCGGCCGGAGCCATTTTCGTCGGACCCTGGGCCCCAGTCAGCCTGGGCGACTACTGCGCGGGGTCCAACCACGTGTTGCCGACGGCCGGCTGCGCCCGGCATTCCAGCGGCCTTTCGGTGCAAACCTTTCTGCGCGGCATCCATGTGGTCGACTACACCGAGGCGGCGCTCAAGGACGTTTCCGGGCACGTGATCACCCTGGCCAAGGCTGAAGACCTACCGGCTCACGGTGAGGCGGTACGGCGGAGGTTCGAGCGGTGACGGCGGCTAGACCGACGTTGGACGATCTGTCGCTGCGCGATGATCTCCGCAGCAAAACTCCTTACGGCGCACCACAATTGGCGGTACCGGTGCGGCTGAACACCAACGAGAACCCGCACCCACCCACCAAGGCGCTGGTCGACGACGTGGTCCGGTCGGTGCGGGCGGCCGCGGTCGACTTGCACCGCTACCCCGACCGGGACGCGGTGGCATTGCGACGTGACCTGGCCGGCTACCTCACCGTGCAAACCGGCGTCCAGCTCGGCGTCGAAAATGTCTGGGCCGCCAACGGATCCAACGAGATCCTGCAGCAGCTGCTGCAGGCGTTCGGTGGGCCGGGGCGCAGCGCGATCGGTTTCGTCCCGTCCTATTCGATGCACCCGATCATCGCCGGCGGCACCCACACCGAGTGGATGGAGACGGTGCGGGCCGACGACTTCAGCCTGGACATCAACGCCGCCGTCGCCGCCGTCGCGCGGCGACGGCCGGATGTGGTCTTCCTTGCCAGCCCCAATAACCCTACCGGACAAAGCGTTTCGTTGAGCGACCTGCGACGGCTGCTCGAGGTGGTGCCCGGGATCTTGATCGTCGACGAAGCATACGGTGAATTTTCGTCGCAGCCCAGCGCGGTGCGGTTGGTGGACGAGTATCCGACCAAGCTGGTCGTCAGCCGCACCATGAGCAAGGCGTTCGCCTTCGCCGGCGGCCGGCTCGGGTACTTGATCGCCACGCCGGCGTTGGTCGACGCGATGCTGCTGGTGCGGCTGCCCTATCACCTGTCCGCGGTCACTCAGGCAGCGGCGCGCGCCGCGTTGCGGCACGCCGACGATACCCTGGCCAGCGTCTCCGCGCTGATCGCCGAACGCGAGCGGGTGTCAACTGCCCTGTTCGCCATGGGTTTCCGGGTTGTCCCGAGTGATGCGAACTTCGTGCTGTTCGGCAAATTCGCCGACGCGTCGGCCGCCTGGCAGCATTATCTGGATGCCGGGGTCCTGATCCGCGATGTCGGTATTCCCGGTTACTTGCGCGCCACCACCGGCCTGGTCGGCGAGAACGACGCGTTCCTGCGGGCGAGCGCGCGAATCGCTGCCACCGAACTGGTCCCCGCCACCGGCCCAATAGGAGCGTCATGACCGCCCCCCCAACAGGCAACGGATCCCGTCGTGCGCGCGTCGAACGCCGCACCCGCGAATCCGACATCGTCATCGAATTGGATCTCGACGGCACCGGGCAGGTCGACGTCGACACCGGTGTGCCGTTCTACGACCACATGCTGACGGCGCTGGGCAGCCACGCCAGCTTCGACCTGACGGTGCGCACCAGGGGCGACGTCGAAATCGAAGCGCATCACAGTGTCGAGGACACCGCGATCGCGCTGGGGCAGGCGCTTGCGCAGGCTCTGGGTGACAAGAAGGGTATCCGCCGCTTCGGCGATGCCTTCATTCCGATGGATGAGACGCTGGCCCATGCGGCGGTCGATGTGTCCGGCCGGCCTTACTGCGTGCACACCGGAGAGCCGGATCATTTGCAGCACACCACGATCGCCGG
The nucleotide sequence above comes from Mycobacterium pseudokansasii. Encoded proteins:
- the nadC gene encoding carboxylating nicotinate-nucleotide diphosphorylase — encoded protein: MTLSDRERDAARETIRRGLDEDLSFGPDVTTSATVPDGAVATASMVPREVGVIAGVDVALMVLDEVIGKGGYRVLDRVDDGVRLQPGEPLLTLRADVRGLLTAERTMLNLICHMSGIATVTAAWVDAVHGTKAKIRDTRKTLPGLRALQKYAVRVGGGVNHRMGLGDAALIKDNHVAAAGSVVEALRAVRTAAPELPCEVEVDSLEQLDAVLPEKPELILLDNFPVWQTQTAVQRRDARAPTVLLESSGGLSLETAATYARTGVDYLAVGALTHSVRVLDIGLDM
- a CDS encoding TetR/AcrR family transcriptional regulator, yielding MPRPDHSRAALIDTAATLFRRQGYAATGLKQILDDAGVKAGSLYHHFPDGKQELAAAVVGTAGAAIEQLLRRFLATDRPVADVVDQWVDLLVAGLAGDHRDGCPIEPIATEAVHASPLVREASAHAFKGWCAAIAERLHAEAWAATDAESVALAVVSLIEGALVLSRVAGDAAALHAVKPAARTLLCG
- a CDS encoding alcohol dehydrogenase catalytic domain-containing protein; translation: MRQLVFEETGRYGWREAPDPVLTTPDQALVRPLVVACCDLDVAVVDGRAPLPPGYPVGHEGVGEVVAVGDAVTTIRVGDRVVVPFQISCGTCRECRRGMTGSCNSVPLMAMYGMRPLAGLDGGGFMADLVSVPYADAMLVAVPAGINPSDLIAIASLSDNIPDAWRTVGPFKDDLSGLEPADRRVLVVGRLSIGLYAAAFAAALGAHVDYVDTDAQRLAVAEKLGATVHDRPKPAKEWDPYPVTVHTSADPSVLAATLRATWPDGVCTDTGIYYQPTVEMPLLSMYTRGVRFVTGRVNARAVIPEILGVIAGGCDLSPAVDRVVAWDDAPSAWPAMTGKTVFASA
- a CDS encoding nitroreductase family deazaflavin-dependent oxidoreductase, whose protein sequence is MSAKDHPNNAPGVPMVFPPWFENFQIKYINPALKPIARYLPGAATITHRGRKSGKPYRTIVTAYRKGNVLAIALGHGKTDWVKNVLAAGEADVTFTRRQVHITNPRILPAGSDGAGLPFMARMQAGRMGIFVADIA
- the hisD gene encoding histidinol dehydrogenase; amino-acid sequence: MLARIDLRGAELTAARLRAALPRGGTDVETVLPKVRPIVQAVAERGAEAALDFGESFDGVRPAAVRVPDYALDSALAELAPEVREALQVMIDRTRTVHADQRRSDVTTTLGPGATVTERWVPVQRVGLYVPGGNAVYPSSVVMNVVPAQVAGVDSLVVASPPQTGYGGLPHPTILAAARLLGVDEVWAVGGAQAVALLAYGGSDTEGAELTPVDMITGPGNIYVTAAKRLCRSHVGIDAEAGPTEIAILADHTADPAHVAADLISQAEHDEMAASVLVTPSEQLADATADELAAQLQSTVHRERVTAALSGHQSAIILVDDVEAGIKVVNAYAAEHLEIQTADAPQVAGRIRSAGAIFVGPWAPVSLGDYCAGSNHVLPTAGCARHSSGLSVQTFLRGIHVVDYTEAALKDVSGHVITLAKAEDLPAHGEAVRRRFER
- a CDS encoding histidinol-phosphate transaminase; translated protein: MTAARPTLDDLSLRDDLRSKTPYGAPQLAVPVRLNTNENPHPPTKALVDDVVRSVRAAAVDLHRYPDRDAVALRRDLAGYLTVQTGVQLGVENVWAANGSNEILQQLLQAFGGPGRSAIGFVPSYSMHPIIAGGTHTEWMETVRADDFSLDINAAVAAVARRRPDVVFLASPNNPTGQSVSLSDLRRLLEVVPGILIVDEAYGEFSSQPSAVRLVDEYPTKLVVSRTMSKAFAFAGGRLGYLIATPALVDAMLLVRLPYHLSAVTQAAARAALRHADDTLASVSALIAERERVSTALFAMGFRVVPSDANFVLFGKFADASAAWQHYLDAGVLIRDVGIPGYLRATTGLVGENDAFLRASARIAATELVPATGPIGAS
- the hisB gene encoding imidazoleglycerol-phosphate dehydratase HisB → MTAPPTGNGSRRARVERRTRESDIVIELDLDGTGQVDVDTGVPFYDHMLTALGSHASFDLTVRTRGDVEIEAHHSVEDTAIALGQALAQALGDKKGIRRFGDAFIPMDETLAHAAVDVSGRPYCVHTGEPDHLQHTTIAGSAVPYHTVINRHVFESLAMNARIALHVRVLYGRDPHHITEAQYKAVARALRQAVEPDPRISGVPSTKGVL